In Plasmodium knowlesi strain H genome assembly, chromosome: 7, one DNA window encodes the following:
- a CDS encoding prefoldin-like protein, putative — protein MAEDGIFQSEEIQGATKRLLLKIKNEKKNEEIIKKTIEEYKQTIEVISTLTKKLNYRIIIPYSKVAFYEGEIKYTNNIYQDIGCNTYCERTTEKAKDFLERKLKFYQDKYNIVHESLNKLTKELELSLELNFHSNCEKEVAHEEGDGNNVFVRPDGFLEIREEYHESDEEGSLDRGEKQKEHLKSGVKKEGEVQKREHRGDGNNDGGHHSGIPYPNTERSGRDNPVLKGIATEGRTILPRHLTEKRPPLQEEIQEGSVNMGRNSTKGTPLNVNKQGLLNIKENYSSSSDSGSDCEQ, from the coding sequence atggctGAAGATGGAATCTTCCAAAGTGAGGAAATCCAGGGAGCAACAAAGAGGCTCCTgctgaaaataaaaaacgaaaaaaaaaatgaagaaataataaaaaaaacaattgaaGAGTATAAACAAACGATAGAAGTAATATCCACACTAACGAAAAAACTTAATTACAGAATTATTATCCCATATTCCAAAGTAGCTTTCtatgaaggagaaataaaatatacaaataatATATACCAGGACATCGGCTGCAACACATATTGTGAAAGGACAACAGAAAAAGCCAAAGACTTTTtagaaagaaaattaaaattttatcaagacaAGTATAACATTGTACATGAGTCATTAAATAAATTGACGAAAGAATTGGAGCTTTCATTGGAACTTAATTTTCATTCAAATTGTGAGAAAGAGGTTGCACATGAAGAGGGAGATGGGAACAACGTGTTTGTGCGTCCTGATGGTTTTCTAGAAATTAGGGAAGAGTATCACGAGAGTGATGAGGAGGGGAGTTTGGACcgaggggaaaaacaaaaggaacacCTCAAAAGTGGagttaaaaaggaaggggaagtgcAAAAGAGAGAGCACCGTGGTGATGGGAATAACGATGGTGGGCATCACAGTGGTATACCCTACCCGAACACAGAACGAAGTGGAAGAGACAATCCTGTCCTGAAGGGTATTGCTACAGAGGGGCGAACAATTTTGCCAAGGCATCTAACAGAAAAGAGACCGCCTTTACAGGAGGAAATCCAGGAAGGTTCTGTCAACATGGGGCGTAATTCGACCAAGGGCACCcctttaaatgtgaacaaacAGGGGcttttaaatataaaggaaaactaCAGCAGTAGCAGTGACAGTGGTAGCGATTGTGAGCAGTGA
- a CDS encoding KIR protein, whose amino-acid sequence MSGFDYCDNLVQEYREKFENGGPKPLPCPVREEKEVMPVNDMLDNLPSRILYKKFENKEGKDKCDTGKVNDGRAHLKSTLGDYNCVGDCIEKVMSAWCYINGNVNENNSLSYDEFHNLFYSWLGEELRMRIAGESSRFENIAKNVHGALERMHDGKECEDMCKDIYLKKKQEDDDGTFEHIKLLAEYFTDSKKLKEQLGNDSTEKKCEEAYDDHLKQIKNACKAIGGKCSNGSRSEEYCKWFHKHNKINEESGDKKYCDQTELDKLTCTPVKWVKSSASSGYGYSTGNQNTGSPRPSSVSSSARDASAGGSGGGVGGMVGGGLVSVALPTIGFFLYKYTDVFDGIKKSLFGGLNNRNRGRRSIGRRQHFDDTFTENDSSTLGHDGSTLGDGSTTLGGESSTLGGSSTDISTIYNDDDDGERRRRPSPPRRTRVTNNRRPENIRYYAT is encoded by the exons ATGTCTGGTTTTGACTATTGTGACAACTTGGTTCAGGAGTATAGGGAGAAATTTGAAAACGGAGGACCGAAACCATTACCATGTCCCGtgagggaggaaaaggaagtaatgCCTGTG aACGACATGTTGGATAATTTGCCCTCAAGAATCTTGTATAAGAAATTCGAGAAtaaggaggggaaggataagtGCGACACTGGGAAGGTGAATGATGGGAGGGCGCATTTGAAATCCACATTGGGGGACTATAACTGTGTGGGTGATTGCATAGAAAAGGTTATGTCCGCATGGTGTTATATAAATGGAAATGTGAATGAGAATAATAGCCTTTCGTATGATGAGTTCCATAATCTTTTCTATTCATGGTTAGGGGAGGAATTGCGGATGCGCATAGCAGGCGAGAGTAGTCGATTTGAGAATATTGCGAAGAATGTCCATGGTGCACTGGAGAGAATGCATGATGGTAAGGAGTGTGAGGACATGTGCAAGGACATATACCTAAAAAAGAAGCAGGAGGATGATGACGGCACTTTCGAACACATTAAATTATTAGCTGAATACTTCACAGACTCCAAAAAGTTGAAAGAGCAATTAGGAAATGATAGTACTGAGAAGAAATGTGAAGAGGCCTATGATGACCACctaaaacaaattaaaaatgcatGTAAAGCTATAGGAGGGAAATGTTCCAATGGTAGTAGGAGTGAAGAATATTGTAAATGGTTTCATAAGCACAATAAGATAAATGAGGAAAGTGGTGACAAAAAATACTGTGATCAAACAGAATTGGACAAATTAACATGCACACCAGTGAAGTGGGTCAAGTCCTCCGCTTCTTCTGGTTACGGATATTCCACGGGAAACCAGAACACTGGAAGTCCCAGACCAAGTTCGGTTTCATCTTCTGCAAGAGACGCTTCTGCtggtggtagtggtggtgGTGTAGGTGGCATGGTTGGTGGTGGATTAGTTTCTGTAGCCTTACCAACCATCggtttctttttatacaaa tatacTGATGtatttgatggaataaaaaaatccctcTTTGGTGGACTCAATAATAGAAATAGGGGAAGAAGATCTATTGGTCGACGACAACACTTTGACGACACTTTCACAGAGAATGATTCTTCTACACTAGGACACGACGGTTCCACCCTAGGAGATGGTTCCACCACCCTCGGTGGGGAATCGTCCACTTTAGGTGGTAGCTCCACCGATATTTCTACCATctataatgatgatgatgatggagaACGACGACGTCGACCATCACCACCCAGAAGAACACGGGTAACAAATAATAGAAGACCAGAGAATATACGTTATTATGCCACGTAA
- a CDS encoding translation initiation factor SUI1, putative, protein MFKSKIALGNKNYLGNKDRKKLAVTIKNTFHLDSDEQVDEILDKENTCVCKVQKTKITIYLSKNIPVLFTIKNYIFPTVYTLWRFPHIIPCFVIYPPASEFLMKGADLMIPGICKEVDNVEELKVGSVWGVRVFNNPHLFAVGHCSVDYDNNNNFYNLKGKCLKVLHIFNDELWKLGSQIIPHSSFQGKIIDSVENVVDNFDEFKVYDENKGKKKKKKEEAYMAGEQKGANQRGGNSKNGDSDDNLLDENPNDDERYRAFTDDESEQEKPSVEGGPSGQSETKPKITTNQKSLDNFYKHFAVILAQRNHAKGDANPPCRKNDQRGKKQTVKETQFKEQDLPSETKKMCTVNIDSMEESSHQVDASSDKKTTEMKKQCLDRNTLTEKGKTNNINKGMDNVTLTETNIMNEWDEFSGEESAECDQDGNNRVSIKKPERKNQSKEAKYDDEETVSEASSVDQSNESMPHERDEKNTFELNSEQQDILLMFLFLEVAQSLSDDNLPLEVSGIYSRMTKEFLYIHRNGSFLAELQKLGIPSNIIKKIKEKEVNLELDVKKSTYKKISKFIQHLSKLKVIKIKENRNVISVVNIRKGSSIISSYKPMSLEEKKLCQLDGGENNGGTAQKRVECNSNNANLEKSAKNEATNKGAQVLEFYMPSSKGINIFKCVDSKSERSSYYNIMQLKDVLKSYVQKQKLVSSKDSQVIKLNDDLRAILNVSCESSTIPYESLLNQFISTQLSCYAIIKPNANFDVDPIKVTKGKCPSIHIYAVARMKGKKYVTHVTNLFLFHVDLNKFTEYVQKQLACSCSIVISASTKKEEVLVQGNVVNMIHDILIKNYNLPRKYIALNTK, encoded by the exons ATgtttaaaagtaaaatagCCCTTGGGAATAAGAACTACCTCGGAAACAAGGACAGGAAAAA ACTAGCTGTGACTATCAAGAACACTTTCCACCTGGACAGCGACGAACAGGTGGACGAAATATTGGATAAGGAAAACACATGCGTCTGTAAAGTacagaaaacaaaaataactATCTACCTCTCGAAGAACATTCCAGTTCTTTTCACCATCAAGAATTATATATTCCCCACGGTGTACACATTATGGAGGTTTCCACACATAATCCCCTGCTTTGTCATATACCCACCTGCGTCTGAATTTTTGATGAAGGGAGCAGACTTGATGATTCCaggaatatgcaaagaaGTAGATAATGTAGAAGAATTAAAGGTTGGAAGTGTATGGGGCGTTCGCGTATTTAACAACCCCCACCTTTTTGCAGTTGGACATTGTTCAGTCGAttatgataataataataacttCTATAACTTAAAAGGGAAATGCTTAAAAGTTCTACACATTTTTAATGATGAGTTGTGGAAATTGGGATCCCAAATTATTCCCCACAGCAGCTTCCAGGGGAAGATTATCGACTCGGTAGAAAATGTTGTGGACAATTTTGATGAATTTAAAGTGTACGATGAGaataaggggaagaagaagaaaaagaaggaggaggcaTATATGGCTGGGGAGCAGAAGGGTGCTAATCAAAGAGGGGGCAACAGTAAAAATGGTGATAGTGATGACAACCTCCTGGATGAAAACCCTAACGACGATGAACGCTACCGAGCCTTTACGGACGACGAGAGCGAACAGGAAAAGCCCAGTGTTGAAGGCGGTCCCAGTGGACAAAGCGAAACGAAGCCAAAAATCACGACGAACCAAAAAAGCCTagacaatttttacaaacatTTCGCAGTGATACTAGCACAGAGGAATCACGCAAAAGGAGATGCAAATCCGCCCTGTAGAAAAAATGAccagagaggaaaaaaacaaaccgTGAAAGAAACCCAATTTAAGGAACAGGATCTCCCAagtgaaacgaaaaaaatgtgcacagtGAATATCGACTCAATGGAGGAGAGTTCCCATCAGGTAGATGCTTCTTCGGACAAAAAGACGACTGAGATGAAGAAGCAATGCTTGGATCGTAACACTTTAActgagaaggggaaaacaaataataTAAACAAAGGAATGGACAATGTCACCCTCACAGAGACAAACATAATGAACGAGTGGGACGAATTCTCAGGGGAAGAAAGTGCGGAATGTGATCAGGATGGAAATAATAGAGTTTCAATAAAAAAGCCTGAAAGAAAAAACCAATCGAAGGAGGCGAAATATGACGACGAAGAAACGGTAAGTGAAGCCTCCTCTGTAGACCAATCCAATGAGAGTATGCCCCACGAAAGGGATGAAAAGAACACATTTGAATTGAATAGCGAACAGCAGGATATATTACTGATGTTCCTGTTCCTGGAAGTAGCTCAATCACTTAGTGATGACAACCTCCCTTTGGAAGTTTCCGGAATATACAGTAGGATGACAAAGGAGTTTTTGTACATTCACAGAAATGGATCCTTCCTGGCAGAACTACAAAAACTAGGCATCCCAAGcaacataattaaaaaaataaaagaaaaagaagtgaaCCTAGAATTAGATGTTAAAAAATCCACGTACAAAAAAATCAGCAAATTTATTCAACATTTATCCAAGTTAAAagttattaaaataaaagaaaacagaaaTGTTATATCCGTCGTGAATATACGAAAGGGAAGTTCCATAATCTCGTCTTATAAGCCCATGTccttggaggaaaaaaaactgtgtCAATTGGATGGAGGTGAAAATAATGGAGGAACGGCACAAAAGAGAGTGGAATGCAATTCAAACAATGCCAATCTGgagaaaagtgcaaaaaatgaagcaacaAATAAAGGTGCACAGGTACTCGAATTTTATATGCCATCCTCCAAGGGGATAAATATATTCAAATGTGTGGATAGCAAATCTGAAAGGAGTTCCTATTACAACATCATGCAGTTAAAAGATGTTCTAAAGTCGTATGTACAGAAGCAGAAGTTAGTGAGTAGTAAAGATTCCCAGGTGATAAAGCTAAACGATGATTTGAGAGCTATTTTAAATGTGTCATGTGAATCTTCTACCATCCCGTATGAATCACTCCTGAACCAGTTCATCTCGACGCAACTTTCCTGCTATGCCATAATCAAGCCGAATGCTAATTTCGATGTTGATCCAATTAAAGTGACAAAGGGAAAGTGCCCTTCCATTCACATCTACGCAGTTGCCAGgatgaaagggaaaaaatatgttaccCACGTTACAAATTTGTTCCTCTTCCATGTGGATCTGAACAAGTTTACTGAGTACGTACAGAAACAGCTAGCTTGTTCATGTTCTATTGTCATTTCAGCTTCCaccaaaaaggaggaagtccTCGTGCAGGGCAATGTCGTAAATATGATCCACGACATATtgattaaaaattataaccTCCCCAGGAAGTACATTGCGCTGAATACCAAGTAG
- a CDS encoding ATP-dependent protease ATPase subunit ClpY, putative, translating into MKNLDVHKYIKLVNFLNKKKKCPQLSLKYVKGEDGCDLQLANYVNINKGKIGNDALRYTNDSTVSKILSNVTELGNESVVSSTQRKGVEKKLFLSNGTKGKRNSNLDRNSQTKNDLTIQVNYVNGGGNLRNDVVGPLTGCRMKQTGGRKVDIRHDDGLGQSSLYRKEEQVNSKLMRMHCNGTSYEGMNQTEGRSNLHRSGEMSKFEVFQKRESLRDGCDMEGGQIHTLEKITHLGFNHRGDRYSVSNGDEGSYDAGEKNRNSNTFQSMEETERELSSEENFAKVKITKENIIIMDNLKEESRKGKKTKKMTMTEERENVDDDLETMESNVRSSAQEKCLKVEETQGGEETGGSCNGVDNDEVVGDKEKKMCDDNPNEEGKEKEKINFQMKNGKVNKKCLYPHEIVEYLNKYIIGQTEAKKVVANALRQRWRRIQVDDDMRKDIIPKNILMIGPTGVGKTEIARRISMFVDAPFIKVEATKFTEVGFHGKDVDQIIKDLVEIAVKRQKTKFEIEIREQAQETVENIILYSLLGNIKEEEKSIWRKYLKDGSLDDKVVSIDIPNYVNNNMFSNDSVENAVKEALSNHQNIKSVKIIHQNINKQNDKKTMTIREAKQKLLQLEIDSSMNQDVILKTAISSVEEEGIVFIDEIDKICSKSNSSYNGPDASAEGVQRDLLPLIEGCVINTKYGNINTNYILFIASGAFQRVKPNDMLNELQGRLPVHVNLSSLTINDFIEILTKTHNNLLQQNIALLKTEGIDLQFTDDAIETIANAAHDMNFYVENIGVRRLHTIIEKIMEDINYDVYNYVNKTIVIDKEKVKKSLEGFIKQFDLKKYII; encoded by the coding sequence ATGAAAAACCTCGATGTGCACAAGTATATTAAATTGGTGAATTTTTtgaacaagaagaaaaaatgtcccCAGCTTAGTTTAAAATATGTCAAAGGTGAAGATGGATGTGATCTTCAATTAGCCAATTATGTAAATAtcaacaaaggaaaaatagggAACGATGCATTGAGATACACAAATGACAGTACAGTGTCCAAGATACTTTCGAATGTGACCGAGCTTGGGAACGAGTCGGTGGTTTCCTCTACGCAAAGAaaaggggtggaaaaaaaactttttctaTCGAATGGCAccaaggggaagaggaataGCAACCTGGATAGAAACTCCCAAACGAAGAATGATTTAACGATACAGGTAAACTATGTCAATGGGGGCGGAAATCTCCGAAACGATGTTGTGGGCCCGTTAACAGGCTGCAGAATGAAACAGACAGGAGGGAGAAAGGTAGATATACGACACGATGATGGACTGGGCCAAAGTAGTCTATATAGGAAGGAGGAGCAGGTGAATTCCAAATTGATGCGAATGCATTGTAATGGAACATCATACGAAGGTATGAATCAGACGGAGGGACGAAGCAATCTACACAGAAGTGGCGAAATGAGCAAATTTGAAGTTTTCCAAAAGAGGGAATCTCTCCGAGATGGGTGTGACATGGAAGGGGGACAGATACACACCCTTGAGAAAATCACCCATTTAGGGTTTAACCATCGAGGGGATCGTTACAGCGTTAGTAATGGCGACGAAGGAAGCTACGACGCAGGagagaaaaacagaaattcCAATACCTTCCAATCAATGGAGGAGACAGAAAGAGAATTAAGTAGCGAAGAAAATTTTGCGAAGGTGAAAATTAccaaagaaaatattataattatggataatttgaaggaagaaagtcgaaaggggaaaaaaacgaagaaaatgaCCATGAcggaggaaagggaaaatgtgGATGACGACTTAGAGACGATGGAAAGCAATGTGAGAAGCAGTGCACAGGAAAAATGCTTGAAGGTGGAAGAGAcacaaggaggagaagaaacagGTGGTAGTTGTAACGGGGTAGACAACGATGAGGTGGTAGgagacaaggaaaaaaaaatgtgtgatgataatccaaatgaagaaggaaaagaaaaagaaaaaataaatttccaaATGAAGAATGGCAAGGTAAATAAAAAGTGTCTGTACCCACATGAAATTGTTGAATATTTaaacaaatatattataGGGCAAACGGAAGCAAAGAAAGTCGTGGCAAATGCATTGAGACAGAGATGGAGAAGAATACAAGTAGATGACGACATGAGAAAGGACATCATTCCGAAGAACATATTAATGATAGGACCAACTGGAGTTGGAAAAACAGAGATAGCAAGAAGAATTTCCATGTTTGTGGATGCACCTTTTATCAAGGTGGAAGCGACAAAATTTACTGAAGTGGGTTTTCACGGAAAAGACGTCGATCAGATTATTAAGGACTTAGTCGAAATAGCCGTGAAGAGACAAAAAACAAAGTTCGAAATTGAAATTAGGGAACAGGCACAAGAAACGGTGGAAAATATCATCTTGTATTCCCTACTGGGAAAtataaaggaggaggagaagagtatttggagaaaatatttgaaaGATGGCTCCTTAGACGACAAGGTAGTGAGTATCGATATTCCAAATTATGTAAATAACAACATGTTTTCCAACGACTCAGTGGAGAATGCAGTGAAGGAAGCGCTAAGTAATCACCAAAATATTAAGAGCGTCAAAATTATACACCAAAATATTAACAAAcagaatgataaaaaaaccATGACTATACGAGAAGCTAAGCAGAAACTCTTGCAGTTGGAAATCGATTCCTCTATGAACCAGGACGTTATCCTAAAAACAGCTATCAGCTctgtagaagaagaaggaattgtGTTCATTGAcgaaattgataaaatttgTTCCAAGTCGAATTCGTCTTACAATGGACCAGATGCAAGCGCGGAGGGAGTTCAGAGAGATTTACTTCCCCTCATAGAAGGATGTGTAATAAACACCAAGTATGGAAATATCAACACGAACTATATTTTGTTCATCGCATCAGGGGCCTTCCAGAGAGTCAAGCCAAATGATATGCTCAACGAACTACAGGGAAGATTGCCTGTGCATGTGAACCTCTCTAGTTTAACTATAAATGATTTTATCGAAATTTTGACAAAGACCCATAATAATTTGCTGCAACAGAATATTGCCCTGTTGAAAACGGAAGGGATAGATCTTCAGTTTACGGATGATGCCATTGAAACTATTGCAAATGCCGCACATGACATGAACTTTTACGTAGAGAATATCGGTGTCCGAAGACTGCATACCATCATAGAGAAAATCATGGAGGATATCAATTACGACGTTTACAATTATGTGAATAAAACCATTGTCATTGATAAAGAGAAGGTGAAGAAATCCCTGGAAGGATTCATTAAGCAGTTCGACTTGAAGAAGTACATCATTTGA
- a CDS encoding ribosomal protein L35, apicoplast, putative: MTCSLLIFIVLLLALLFGHSEKLPNNGKNGRPLICTAILKNSLRKKRGAHKHILTNEYTHKCINKKRTHTRATLFIQAQHGLQKSNIRFSHLYVRGSTNVKPKTNKSIAKRFKITKNGKLIRKKAGRNHMLRKKTSSNKASLRKTTTIASSRIVKKYKSAIHT, encoded by the coding sequence ATGACGTGCTccctcctcatttttatcGTGTTGCTCCTTGCGCTCCTATTTGGACACTCAGAAAAGCTCCCCAACAACGGAAAGAATGGAAGACCACTCATATGTACTGCTATACTGAAAAATAgcttgagaaaaaaaagaggtgccCATAAGCATATATTGACAAAtgaatacacacacaaatgtataaataAGAAGCGGACACACACAAGGGCGACGCTTTTTATACAGGCACAACATGGATTGCAAAAGAGCAACATccgtttttcccatttgtacGTTCGTGGGAGCACAAACGTGAAACCCAAAACGAACAAGTCAATTGCGAAGCGCtttaaaataacaaaaaatggaaagctgATACGAAAAAAAGCGGGACGGAATCATATGCTCAGGAAGAAAACATCGTCCAATAAAGCATCCCTTCGGAAGACGACTACCATAGCTTCCAGCCGCATTGTCAAGAAGTACAAGAGCGCCATTCATACGTAG
- a CDS encoding plasma membrane protein 1, putative, translating to MMEASKWALHRYLLLLLVILLTWGDGKGWVRCFSGEGHEAIGMVAMSGLKSEQLYELKKLLSGKDIVDIGKWGHLVHEKIKGAESMHFNLQNHDCKRAVFKCEDENGLCLINSIKHFYVKLAGGKPTDHTTGQSTNQSTGQATEEHALNSAPPEAKDIPFKYPQNIAFTDADALKYLVSLIADMHQPLRIAYRYDNGGKDIKVIHHDDYKTVRTNLFDYMESELINKMIKRYQSAWYGGWTHINRLLDEHKKDEKLFSEKGINAIDIWGEQIINEFCSEFYLNSYVTNFMVEKKDELHFDTSKEIEITYDLEFHLERLLKVNILRAGSRIAILLNSLFANRKFSSLRKKSEFDKVQYEQLERNKTASVYKKNAIFINFAIIFLVLAVIFYYNYIFNRKNKMYFPSKAEEVELQAKCN from the exons ATGATGGAGGCGTCAAAATGGGCCCTACACAGGTACctgcttctccttcttgtCATTTTGCTTACCTGGGGCGATGGAAAGGGCTGGGTAAGGTGCTTCAGTGGAGAGGGCCATGAGGCGATAGGGATGGTCGCCATGTCGGGGCTAAAGAGCGAACAGTTGTACGAactgaaaaaattgttgagCGGAAAGGACATAGTAGACATTGGGAAATGGGGGCACCTAGTCcatgagaaaataaaaggagcgGAATCGATGCATTTCAATTTACAGAACCACGATTGCAAGAGGGCCGTCTTCAAGTGCGAAGATGAAAATGGCTTGTGCCTGATAAACTCGATAAAGCATTTTTACGTGAAGTTGGCTGGCGGTAAACCGACTGACCACACAACTGGACAATCAACAAATCAATCAACCGGACAGGCAACTGAAGAACATGCATTAAATTCTGCCCCCCCCGAGGCGAAGGATATCCCCTTCAAGTACCCCCAAAACATCGCCTTCACAGACGCAGATGCCTTAAAGTACCTGGTCTCCCTCATCGCGGACATGCATCAGCCATTAAGAATAGCATACCGATACGACAACGGAGGGAAAGATATCAAAGTCATTCATCACGATGACTACAAAACGGTGAGAACGAACTTGTTCGATTATATGGAGAGCGAGCTAATcaacaaaatgataaagaGGTACCAGTCAGCATGGTATGGAGGATGGACACATATTAACCGATTATTAGACGAAcataaaaaggatgaaaaattattcagtGAGAAAGGTATTAATGCCATCGATATTTGGGGAGAGCAAATTATAAATGAGTTCTGCTCCGagttttacctgaacagctATGTAACAAATTTCATGGTTGAGAAAAAGGACGAGTTGCATTTTGATACATCCAAAGAGATCGAAATTACTTACGACTTGGAATTCCATTTGGAGAGACTTCTCAAAGTTAATATTCTGAGGGCCGGGTCGCGCATAGCCATTCTGCTTAATAGTCTGTTTGCGAATAGGAAGTTTTCCAGCCTGAGGAAGAAATCTGAGTTTGATAAAG TCCAGTACGAGCAGCTtgaaaggaataaaacgGCCTCCGTGTATAAGAAAAATGctatatttataaatttcGCCATCATTTTTCTAGTGTTG GCTGTGATATTCTACTACAACTATAtttttaacagaaaaaataaaatgtactTCCCAAGCAAGGCGGAAGAAGTTGAGTTGCAGGCTAAGTGCAATTGA
- a CDS encoding proteasome activator 28, putative translates to MENILSKVDKIEPFDPKVKEQYNQFKYDVTKQAIESLRERIPQRIIYFNTLVNVNAEPGSILDVRDLDTKTYKYTSNQTEENARKKHKTSDHNVTEKKKDSIEMNTQNDINYEEKKIVIDENIIYTHYVPSHKQISAELEKIKAYSSELIEIIGNIKLWIQLNVPRIEDGNNFGVGIQEEAIQELARVEESAFNLYDAIVKYYMDRAKLATKVIKYPNVHDYQEAVQELDKKEWIHIKITIIDMRNNYIMLYDLLCKNWEKVVKPKNEDAHHRMTF, encoded by the coding sequence ATGGAAAACATTCTGAGTAAAGTGGACAAAATAGAGCCATTCGATCCGAAGGTGAAGGAACAGTACAACCAGTTCAAGTATGACGTAACAAAGCAGGCGATTGAATCATTGAGAGAAAGAATTCCCCAAAGGATAATCTACTTTAATACGCTGGTCAACGTAAATGCAGAACCAGGTTCTATTCTAGATGTAAGGGATCTAGATACAAagacatataaatatacatcaAATCAGACGGAGGAAAATGCACGAAAGAAGCATAAGACAAGTGATCACAATgtcactgaaaaaaaaaaagactccATAGAAATGAATACCCAAAATGATATaaattatgaagaaaaaaaaattgtaatagatgaaaatattatatatacacattacGTACCTTCACATAAACAAATAAGTGCAGAACTAGAAAAGATTAAAGCATATTCGTCGGAACTTATCGAAATAATAGGTAATATAAAATTATGGATTCAATTGAATGTACCCAGAATTGAGGATGGGAATAATTTTGGTGTTGGGATTCAAGAAGAAGCTATACAGGAGCTGGCTAGGGTTGAAGAAAGTGCCTTCAATTTATATGATGCCATTGTGAAGTACTATATGGATAGAGCAAAATTGGCAACCAAAGTTATTAAGTATCCTAATGTACATGACTACCAGGAAGCCGTCCAGGAATTAGACAAGAAGGAATGGATTCACATAAAAATTACCATTATTGATATGCGCAACAATTATATTATGCTTTATGATTTGTTGTGTAAAAATTGGGAGAAGGTTGTCAAGCCCAAGAATGAAGATGCTCATCATAGGATGACTTTCTAA
- a CDS encoding peptide deformylase, putative, which yields MAKSKGKWLALSLTIVATLAGYFLETCFAYVINQRPSLRLRRCTIGGREPSTTSLRMSTSQNEKDLKIVLYPDPVLRKKCNEVVNFDDNLRTLVRSMFNVMYESKGMGLAAPQVNISMRIIVWNALYEKKKKENERVFINPSIVEPSLIRSKLVEGCLSFPDIEGKVDRPRVVSISYYDLDGNKHLKILKGIHARIFQHEYDHLDGILFIDRFSQSEKHKVRAKLNEMIRTYRSNNEGEPAI from the exons ATGGCTAAGTCGAAGGGAAAATGGCTAGCATTGAGCCTAACTATAGTAGCAACACTTGCAGGTTACTTTCTGGAGACATGTTTTGCATATGTAATTAACCAGCGACCTAGCTTGCGTCTACGTCGCTGCACCATAGGAGGGCGGGAGCCAAGTACCACCTCTCTTCGAATGTCCACTAGCCAAAATGAGAAGGACCTAAAAATTGTCCTATATCCAGACCCTGTGCTTAGGAAGAAGTGTAACGAGGTGGTGAACTTTGATGATAATTTGAGG ACCCTCGTTAGGAGCATGTTTAACGTGATGTATGAAAGTAAAGGCATGGGGTTAGCAGCTCCGCAAGTGAACATCAGCATGAGGATAATCGTGTGGAATGCtctttatgaaaaaaaaaaaaaggaaaatgaaagagtCTTCATTAATCCTAGCATTGTGGAACCAAGTCTAATTCGATCCAAATTGGTAGAGGGATGCTTGTCATTCCCAGACATTGAAGGGAAGGTAGATCGCCCAAGGGTTGTGTCTATCAGTTACTACGACTTGGACGGCAATaaacatttgaaaattttgaagggAATCCATGCGAGGATATTCCAGCATGAGTACGACCACCTCGATGGCATTTTATTTATCGACCGATTTAGTCAGTCAGAGAAACATAAGGTCCGCGCCAAGTTGAACGAAATGATCCGCACATATAGGAGTAACAACGAGGGTGAGCCCGCGATATGA